A segment of the Artemia franciscana unplaced genomic scaffold, ASM3288406v1 Scaffold_4050, whole genome shotgun sequence genome:
ctgcgcggttttgcgttctttagcctcaagcctgtttccttgctgttcttttgattcctcggcacgctttcttttctgactttctctatcagcagcaagttttttggcatagactctttgagcatcttcatcggcttttgccatggtaagttcatcagtcattgtaaacttaaacattaatagatttctacgtgaacatatgtcttaaatatcttgaatgacgtcaccgtcaaagcaaaaatgacgacaactaatttcatgacgtcagtcaacacagaaacatgacgtcacctgatccacagacagacacacagacagacaacttatttttatatatatagatttagttTATAGTTTAATTTCCATAAGAATGTTGCAGACGttgaagtaaaataaatgaagacTGGCTCCTTTCTTTTACTTAATTAGATTGTCCAATATCAAACGAGATAAAGGTGAATAAATATGTCAAGATtgcatttatattttgtttttctctttgctaACCTATACCCTCTGATTTTTTGCTTTCTTGCAAAATCTAAGTAATGTATAATAGGTCGTTCTGCCTCCGGCAAAACGATGCATTAACATGATTTATGTCATTTATGTGCTTAATACCATTTCAGAGAGGTCTTTCCAAATGCTACGTCTCCATTGTCGACCACTCTAATAGCGAAGAGCCTTGACCTAGCCATTCAAAGCAATTTTGTAAAAAGATTTGGGGGTTCTTTCATAGTCCAGCCGCAGATCAATCGCTTTGTCACAGTTAGTCATCATCATGCTATGCTGAATGTGATTGACGTAAGTATGACTTTTATGCTATTTTGACCTTACCAAATTGTTGATAAATGCGAGAAACCTTTCGTTCCCTAAACAGTCCGTAGCGACAAACTGATATATGGAGTGACTCGTGTGTTAAcgttcaaaactctaaaaaaaagttttgataattaaaaatacataaaaattcgACTTTATAGTTATCCTAATATCTTGAATTCATTAAACTTAAAGGTACCCAccaaagttgcgagcctgagaaaattgcgaGCCTGAATAAAGGGAAAAGAGTAACAAAAAAACCTATCAGGTTGATGAAATTACAACTTATTCCATATGTTTTAAGCTAATATGACATAAAATGCCAAATTTTGTGTCCTGAGATTGTGAGAAGGATGATTACGGGTGCtatatttttcttctctctggggtgatcgtatcaaaccaatagCTCTAGAGTATCGAATGCTTATTCGAATttgatttgaaactttcagtcctcttttaagtagcaaaaagatTGCTCCATAGTGAAATGTCGTATTTTGCCATTTCGGGCTGCAAACAAGTAATTTTTGGTACAACGGGGCCAAAAAGCTATCCAGTGAAAATTCAGAAATAGCCAATCGATATAAATCAGTcgaaaaatctttattttgagcTTCTTCATTTCAAAGACAGTGATGGTACGTGGTGGTACGATATTTCCTAAATATGCATGTCAGCTATAAGTTATATGAGCAGAAGCATAATCATTATCGGATAAAACTCAGGCAAGTCAAAACTCAGATAAGTTAATTTTTCGCGAGTAAAGCTTAATATAGTGCACTCTTTGTAACAGGCATGTAACTGTAATCCTATTAATAAATCTTCGGTTTGTATTTTTCAGACTATGCTATCAAATAATGAACCAGAAATATCAGCTGCCAATAGAGCTGTTGACATGGCTGTCTTTGGTCATATCGTAACAACAAATGAAATGCTGCAGCGCGGCATACAACGGTTTGGAACACtatcttatttcaaaaaacttagaaaaatgcTACTCATAGGCTccgtaagttttttttcccaatttagaagaaagataaaatatatttgaatatttaaagtaaatataaaaacagcttCTGTTAATATACTTTGCATATGCAAAACACATGAAAATCTTTATGAATTGCTTCGTCGTTTTCCGACAGTTGTTCTTAAAATTTGTTCAAGGCATTGCTGATAATGAGAAGCAACTGATCTAGTATGAGTCTAAATTTTCTTTACATAGCTTCTCTCAATTCTGGGACTGTTTTAGATTCTCCCCTCTCTCTTAAAAAATCTGGTGTATTTTTCTTGGGTGGGGGATTTGTCCTACTTCGCCGAGAAAAAACCAGTTTTAAATGactttcaaatgatttatttttattatacaccTTAGATGTAATGTCTTTAATTACCTTCAGAtataatgtttaaaaaattagatatttttcaatttaaatataaGCGGTTCAGTAATCCAGTCTTTGAGAAGCAATaatcaatgttttattttaattataaaaagaaaaacttatgcGTGTTAAGGATTGCCTCAGAAATAAccaggttatatatatatatatatatatatatatatatatatatatatatatatatatatatatatatatatatatatgtttatatatatatatatatatatatatatatatatatatatatatatatatatatatatatatatatatatatatatatatatatatatatttatatatatatatatttgtatccTGGGATATTCTGGCCTAAATAAACGAGCTAGATAAGCCAGAAGTTTGAGATAACTCGTTAACAGCCTTAATTGTGGAaacattatatatttatgtgagtgacgtcatttttaaatacatcaatATTGCCATGACGTTGTTACACTTGCGTGGAAAAATGggaaagttaatattaaattgcttaaagagtgaaaaacttggaaatttca
Coding sequences within it:
- the LOC136043258 gene encoding uncharacterized protein LOC136043258, translating into GKIFLLQSRPVTHLHNWTDFELTHELDSPVVTSTDIYTKANTGEVFPNATSPLSTTLIAKSLDLAIQSNFVKRFGGSFIVQPQINRFVTVSHHHAMLNVIDTMLSNNEPEISAANRAVDMAVFGHIVTTNEMLQRGIQRFGTLSYFKKLRKMLLIGSVSFFSQFRRKIKYI